In the Populus trichocarpa isolate Nisqually-1 chromosome 1, P.trichocarpa_v4.1, whole genome shotgun sequence genome, one interval contains:
- the LOC7461629 gene encoding CASP-like protein 1F3, with translation MASPQNTSEKRFFQANSPGGMPTASQSQRSRILAQITLRFLAIAFTVTAIPVMITAKEPVSLLGLAITPSYKQSSAMKFLLGVNATVFAFTALSMLFVWPLRRSGSKPINYFFLHLHDMVMTLLLISGCAAATAVGYLSQYGQPETYWSPICDIVKKFCHQMLISTVLSYLAFFCYLALNILSVHKLMSRATE, from the exons atggctTCTCCACAGAATACTTCAGAAAAAAGATTTTTCCAAGCCAACTCTCCAGGAGGCATGCCAACCGCAAGTCAATCACAGAGAAGTCGCATCCTGGCTCAAATTACACTAAGGTTCTTAGCCATTGCTTTCACTGTGACTGCTATCCCCGTAATGATCACTGCAAAGGAACCAGTCTCTCTTCTCGGGCTGGCCATTACACCAAGCTACAAACAAAGTTCTGCCATGAA GTTTTTGCTTGGTGTCAATGCAACTGTGTTTGCCTTCACTGCGTTGTCAATGCTCTTTGTTTGGCCTCTCAGGCGCTCAGGATCAAAGcctatcaattatttttttcttcatttgcaTGACATG GTGATGACGCTGTTGTTGATATCTGGTTGTGCAGCAGCAACAGCTGTGGGTTATTTGAGTCAATATGGGCAACCAGAGACTTATTGGTCTCCTATTTGCGATATTGTGAAGAAGTTCTGCCACCAAATGTTGATATCTACTGTGCTATCTTACCTTGCTTTCTTTTGCTACTTGGCACTTAATATTCTATCTGTGCACAAACTCATGTCTCGAGCAACTGAGTGA
- the LOC7495820 gene encoding uncharacterized protein LOC7495820 isoform X2, with amino-acid sequence MGCSASMYAVGKRKKTCIPEVVVYVPSMRIPAQSDLQRPLRGLILQDLVDRLACLRNQIVLVAEDTGGSAVAELRRALEEYLPLLIGLTKKEHGLEGLVEFNWKNLEDGRLENSVANSWFELLSVIHMIAMLNLSEANSLMIPKDHSGSGIRVVSSDCKRDSVDLLLKASGCLVFCVREIMAHLPPDIKKKFSEVFQDGVLEAISIQALGQGTEIQLGLAVESQKASLSVKRRLACEQLIYFGQAYHCLSESSNTSNMHGKKHLCFIKWKFLEAKAAAYYYHGLILDKGTEPACHVTAVCCFLAADGLLSESKKACLTFCLTTPVTRSPPLWGAMKHLHQKIPEVAARKSQMYGYLLEEEKALQAPPDLPDFQLSLAPDDYLLPEIDSAWDCNKCEIQSQPLKEHPKDSEDDTETE; translated from the exons atggggTGCAGTGCTTCTATGTACGCAGTCGGGAAGAGAAAGAAGACATGCATACCAGAAGTGGTGGTGTACGTTCCTTCTATGAGAATACCAGCACAATCTGATCTTCAAAGGCCACTTAGAGGGTTAATTCTTCAAGATCTTGTTGATAGGTTGGCCTGTCTTCGCAATCAGATTGTGTTAGTGGCTGAGGATACTG GTGGATCTGCTGTAGCTGAACTGAGGAGGGCATTGGAAGAGTACTTGCCTCTTCTTATTGGGCTCACCAAGAAAG AACATGGACTTGAGGGCTTGGTGGAATTCAACTGGAAAAATCTGGAAGATGGCCGGCTG GAAAACTCTGTGGCAAACTCCTGGTTTGAATTACTATCTGTCATTCACATGATAGCAATGCTTAATTTGTCGGAGGCTAACTCGTTGATGATCCCTAAGGATCACTCTGGTTCTGGCATTAGGGTTGTATCTTCAG ATTGTAAGAGGGATTCTGTTGATTTACTGCTTAAGGCATCAGGATGCTTGGTATTCTGCGTCCGTGAAATCATGGCTCATTTACCACCCGATATCAA GAAAAAGTTTTCAGAAGTTTTTCAGGATGGTGTCCTGGAGGCTATATCAATTCAAGCACTAGGCCAG GGAACTGAAATTCAGCTTGGTTTAGCTGTCGAAAGTCAAAAGGCTTCATtgtcggtgaagaggaggttgGCATGTGAGCAGCTGATCTACTTCGGTCAG GCTTATCACTGCTTGTCAGAGTCTTCTAACACGAGTAATATGCATGGAAAGAAGCATCTCTGTTTCATCAAGTGGAAGTTCCTTGAAGCAAAG GCTGCAGCTTACTACTACCATGGTCTGATCCTTGACAAGGGCACTGAACCAGCCTGTCATGTTACTGCTGTATGCTGTTTTCTAGCTGCAGATGGACTTTTGTCAGAGAGCAAGAAGGCCTGCTTAACTTTTTGCCTCACTACTCCTGTTACCAG ATCCCCTCCACTTTGGGGTGCAATGAAGCACTTGCATCAGAAAATTCCTGAAGTTGCAGCAAGGAAGTCTCAGATGTATGGCTACCTCTTGGAAGAAGAGAA GGCTCTACAAGCACCGCCTGACCTACCAGATTTCCAATTGTCATTAGCACCTGATGACTATTTATTGCCTGAAATAGATTCAGCATGGGATTGCAACAAGTGTGAAATCCAGAGCCAGCCCTTAAAAGAGCACCCCAAAGATTCTGAAGATGACACTGAAACTGAATGA
- the LOC7495820 gene encoding uncharacterized protein LOC7495820 isoform X1: MGCSASMYAVGKRKKTCIPEVVVYVPSMRIPAQSDLQRPLRGLILQDLVDRLACLRNQIVLVAEDTGGSAVAELRRALEEYLPLLIGLTKKEHGLEGLVEFNWKNLEDGRLQENSVANSWFELLSVIHMIAMLNLSEANSLMIPKDHSGSGIRVVSSDCKRDSVDLLLKASGCLVFCVREIMAHLPPDIKKKFSEVFQDGVLEAISIQALGQGTEIQLGLAVESQKASLSVKRRLACEQLIYFGQAYHCLSESSNTSNMHGKKHLCFIKWKFLEAKAAAYYYHGLILDKGTEPACHVTAVCCFLAADGLLSESKKACLTFCLTTPVTRSPPLWGAMKHLHQKIPEVAARKSQMYGYLLEEEKALQAPPDLPDFQLSLAPDDYLLPEIDSAWDCNKCEIQSQPLKEHPKDSEDDTETE; this comes from the exons atggggTGCAGTGCTTCTATGTACGCAGTCGGGAAGAGAAAGAAGACATGCATACCAGAAGTGGTGGTGTACGTTCCTTCTATGAGAATACCAGCACAATCTGATCTTCAAAGGCCACTTAGAGGGTTAATTCTTCAAGATCTTGTTGATAGGTTGGCCTGTCTTCGCAATCAGATTGTGTTAGTGGCTGAGGATACTG GTGGATCTGCTGTAGCTGAACTGAGGAGGGCATTGGAAGAGTACTTGCCTCTTCTTATTGGGCTCACCAAGAAAG AACATGGACTTGAGGGCTTGGTGGAATTCAACTGGAAAAATCTGGAAGATGGCCGGCTG CAGGAAAACTCTGTGGCAAACTCCTGGTTTGAATTACTATCTGTCATTCACATGATAGCAATGCTTAATTTGTCGGAGGCTAACTCGTTGATGATCCCTAAGGATCACTCTGGTTCTGGCATTAGGGTTGTATCTTCAG ATTGTAAGAGGGATTCTGTTGATTTACTGCTTAAGGCATCAGGATGCTTGGTATTCTGCGTCCGTGAAATCATGGCTCATTTACCACCCGATATCAA GAAAAAGTTTTCAGAAGTTTTTCAGGATGGTGTCCTGGAGGCTATATCAATTCAAGCACTAGGCCAG GGAACTGAAATTCAGCTTGGTTTAGCTGTCGAAAGTCAAAAGGCTTCATtgtcggtgaagaggaggttgGCATGTGAGCAGCTGATCTACTTCGGTCAG GCTTATCACTGCTTGTCAGAGTCTTCTAACACGAGTAATATGCATGGAAAGAAGCATCTCTGTTTCATCAAGTGGAAGTTCCTTGAAGCAAAG GCTGCAGCTTACTACTACCATGGTCTGATCCTTGACAAGGGCACTGAACCAGCCTGTCATGTTACTGCTGTATGCTGTTTTCTAGCTGCAGATGGACTTTTGTCAGAGAGCAAGAAGGCCTGCTTAACTTTTTGCCTCACTACTCCTGTTACCAG ATCCCCTCCACTTTGGGGTGCAATGAAGCACTTGCATCAGAAAATTCCTGAAGTTGCAGCAAGGAAGTCTCAGATGTATGGCTACCTCTTGGAAGAAGAGAA GGCTCTACAAGCACCGCCTGACCTACCAGATTTCCAATTGTCATTAGCACCTGATGACTATTTATTGCCTGAAATAGATTCAGCATGGGATTGCAACAAGTGTGAAATCCAGAGCCAGCCCTTAAAAGAGCACCCCAAAGATTCTGAAGATGACACTGAAACTGAATGA